A single window of Pontibacillus chungwhensis DNA harbors:
- a CDS encoding pullulanase yields MVLSSGITYAMTDVEGHWAEKEIERWNSIGVVGGYSDGSFKPDHFVTRAEFFHILNNTFQFKEKEEVPFKDVQGDWEEEVLSKAMAAGYVEEPTNPTIRPKQPVSREEFVRVMAHVLEMKTDGKGEYVPFKDKKKIDGATLDAVGAMTEAGYVNGYSGNKFHPSKKITRAQLIVILDRIFEEVYNEPGIYSSETIDGNLLISSNELTITDSKVLGNVYLAQGMKLPSGLKVEGEIILVGPGDYEKVTNEVPEGHLRIHYQNESKDYENLGVWTWNDVASKAENWPKGAFPFSGTDQYGAYVDVELKENAQNVGFLVVNRVSGEKQLEDRNVQLTTPDKNEVWVQQGGDKVLPYEPVDLEENKVRIHYVQEDGNYDDLGLWVWEDVEQPSEGWPQGALSFDGVDEYGAYVDVSMKEDAEKVGFLVLNKENGEKEAGDKSFSLLDQYNRLWIREGDNTVYTSPYWETPTGLVSAEVLSKNRFLLSYTMTKGLTEEQLAEAITIVDKEGEEVAIEGISIVDDTSVEVMVSITPDRAPFEITYAGRTVSADVGWRMIDELYTYEGDDLGATYHKGDATLKLWAPTASEVKATFYDKENWDESIGQLSLTKGDNGVWTLEAKASELGVEDLRGYYYQYEVTNNGETKKVLDPYAKSMAPFTVNTKGEAGPDGDQTGKAAIIDLDQTNPANFTQGHIPGFEKREDAVIWEVHVRDFTSDPSISGELDSQWGTFNSFSEKLEYVKSLGVTHIQILPVMAWYYGDETKMNERELEYSAANNSYNWGYDPHNYFSPDGAYSENPGDPEQRIKELKQMIQEIHEADMGVVLDVVYTHMAKADFLNDIVPGYYFYQDADGNLIGGFGNNLAANHKMAEKLMVDSVKYWFDEYKIDGMRFDMMGDAYNESIQNAYDAAAEINPNALFIGEGWRTFGGAAAEPALEGKGADQDWMDETNDVGVFSDEMRNELKSGFGSEGEPRFITGGARSIDTIFHNIKGQPSNTPADDPGDMVQYIAAHDNLPLYDVIAQSIQKDPAIPSNHQEIHERIRLGNAIVLTSQGTAFLHAGQEYGRTKQWLGEGIPEQKYHELTDEEGNSFGYFIHDSYDSSDAINMFNWAKATNEEEYPVSTTTKDYTAGLVKLRQSTNAFRLGDQELVNENVTRLEVPEIKDEDLVVAYKAQSTDGTGAYYVFINADSETRQLTLNQDLTGGSVVVDHDEAGTEEVQTPSGYTLERDSITLDPLTAVIVKVEE; encoded by the coding sequence ATGGTTCTATCATCAGGAATTACATATGCGATGACCGACGTAGAGGGTCATTGGGCAGAGAAAGAAATTGAACGATGGAATTCTATAGGTGTTGTAGGGGGTTACTCGGACGGTTCTTTTAAACCTGACCACTTTGTAACGCGTGCAGAATTCTTTCATATTCTAAATAACACTTTTCAATTCAAAGAAAAAGAAGAGGTTCCTTTTAAAGACGTACAAGGGGACTGGGAAGAAGAGGTCTTATCAAAAGCGATGGCTGCAGGCTATGTAGAGGAACCGACAAATCCAACTATTCGTCCTAAACAGCCTGTTTCAAGAGAAGAATTCGTAAGGGTTATGGCCCATGTTCTTGAAATGAAAACAGATGGTAAAGGTGAGTATGTTCCTTTCAAAGACAAGAAGAAAATAGATGGAGCCACTCTTGATGCAGTAGGTGCTATGACAGAAGCAGGATATGTGAACGGCTATAGTGGAAACAAATTTCATCCATCTAAGAAAATCACGCGAGCTCAACTTATCGTGATTCTTGACCGAATTTTTGAAGAAGTCTATAACGAACCAGGTATCTATAGTAGTGAAACGATAGATGGGAATCTCTTAATCTCATCAAATGAACTTACGATAACAGATAGTAAAGTGCTAGGGAATGTTTATCTGGCGCAAGGAATGAAGCTTCCGAGTGGATTAAAAGTTGAAGGAGAAATTATCCTTGTGGGGCCAGGTGACTATGAGAAGGTCACGAATGAAGTGCCAGAAGGTCATCTTCGTATTCATTACCAGAACGAGTCGAAGGACTACGAAAACTTAGGCGTTTGGACATGGAACGATGTAGCCTCTAAAGCGGAAAATTGGCCAAAAGGGGCGTTTCCTTTTAGTGGAACTGACCAATACGGTGCATATGTAGACGTCGAATTAAAGGAAAATGCGCAAAATGTCGGTTTCTTAGTCGTAAATCGGGTAAGTGGAGAGAAACAACTAGAAGATCGCAACGTGCAACTTACGACACCCGATAAAAATGAGGTATGGGTGCAACAAGGAGGGGACAAAGTGCTTCCTTATGAACCAGTTGATTTAGAAGAGAATAAGGTTCGCATTCATTACGTTCAAGAAGATGGTAACTATGATGACCTTGGGCTCTGGGTTTGGGAAGACGTTGAACAGCCGAGTGAGGGCTGGCCGCAAGGAGCTCTATCATTTGATGGGGTCGATGAATATGGTGCCTATGTAGATGTGTCCATGAAAGAAGATGCAGAAAAGGTAGGTTTCCTTGTGCTCAATAAGGAAAACGGGGAAAAAGAAGCGGGGGATAAAAGCTTCTCTTTACTAGACCAATACAACCGACTTTGGATTCGGGAAGGAGATAATACCGTTTATACATCTCCGTATTGGGAGACACCAACAGGGCTAGTATCGGCAGAAGTGCTTTCAAAAAACAGATTTTTATTAAGTTATACCATGACAAAAGGACTTACAGAAGAACAGTTAGCAGAAGCGATTACGATCGTAGATAAGGAAGGGGAGGAAGTGGCGATTGAAGGCATCAGCATTGTCGACGATACATCTGTTGAAGTAATGGTGTCGATAACGCCAGATAGGGCACCTTTTGAGATCACATATGCTGGGCGTACGGTTTCGGCTGATGTTGGCTGGAGAATGATTGATGAACTTTACACCTATGAAGGCGATGATCTTGGTGCTACGTATCACAAAGGGGATGCCACGTTAAAGCTCTGGGCCCCGACAGCAAGTGAAGTCAAGGCAACCTTTTATGATAAAGAGAATTGGGACGAGTCAATTGGCCAACTCTCTCTGACTAAAGGTGATAATGGGGTCTGGACTCTAGAAGCGAAAGCGTCTGAGTTAGGTGTTGAGGACCTGCGCGGCTACTATTATCAGTACGAAGTCACGAACAACGGTGAGACGAAAAAAGTTTTAGACCCTTATGCGAAGTCTATGGCTCCTTTTACAGTGAATACAAAAGGAGAAGCAGGACCTGATGGCGATCAGACGGGAAAAGCGGCTATTATTGATTTGGATCAGACAAATCCAGCGAACTTTACACAGGGACATATACCAGGGTTTGAGAAACGAGAAGACGCTGTGATATGGGAAGTTCATGTAAGAGACTTTACCTCTGACCCCTCCATTTCAGGAGAGCTTGATAGCCAATGGGGAACGTTTAATTCCTTTAGTGAGAAGCTTGAATATGTGAAGTCTTTAGGTGTTACGCATATACAGATTCTCCCTGTCATGGCTTGGTATTACGGGGATGAAACGAAAATGAATGAAAGAGAACTGGAATATTCAGCTGCGAATAATTCATACAACTGGGGTTATGATCCTCATAACTACTTCTCCCCTGACGGAGCTTATTCCGAAAATCCGGGAGACCCAGAACAAAGAATCAAAGAACTAAAGCAAATGATTCAGGAGATTCATGAAGCGGATATGGGTGTTGTGCTAGATGTTGTTTATACTCATATGGCTAAAGCTGATTTCTTAAATGACATCGTACCAGGGTACTACTTCTACCAGGATGCTGATGGAAACTTAATTGGAGGATTCGGGAATAATCTAGCTGCTAATCACAAGATGGCAGAGAAGTTAATGGTTGATTCTGTGAAGTACTGGTTTGATGAGTACAAAATCGATGGCATGCGTTTTGATATGATGGGAGATGCCTATAACGAATCGATTCAAAACGCTTATGACGCTGCCGCAGAGATTAATCCGAATGCCCTCTTTATCGGAGAAGGGTGGAGAACGTTCGGTGGAGCAGCAGCGGAACCCGCTCTTGAAGGGAAAGGGGCAGACCAGGATTGGATGGATGAAACCAATGATGTTGGTGTCTTCTCTGATGAGATGCGGAATGAATTAAAATCTGGCTTTGGCTCAGAAGGAGAGCCTCGTTTTATTACAGGCGGAGCCCGTTCAATCGATACGATCTTTCATAACATTAAAGGGCAGCCATCGAATACACCGGCGGATGACCCTGGCGATATGGTTCAATATATCGCCGCTCACGATAACTTACCTCTTTACGATGTAATTGCCCAGTCTATTCAGAAGGACCCGGCCATCCCTTCGAACCACCAGGAGATTCATGAGCGCATTCGCCTGGGGAATGCCATTGTTCTCACATCCCAAGGTACTGCCTTCCTCCATGCCGGTCAGGAATATGGAAGAACGAAGCAGTGGCTAGGTGAAGGTATACCGGAGCAGAAGTATCATGAACTTACTGACGAAGAAGGAAACAGCTTCGGGTACTTCATTCATGATTCATACGACTCCTCTGATGCGATTAATATGTTTAACTGGGCTAAAGCAACAAACGAAGAAGAATACCCGGTCAGTACGACGACAAAAGACTATACAGCAGGTTTAGTTAAACTACGACAGTCTACCAATGCATTTCGTTTAGGGGACCAGGAACTAGTGAACGAAAATGTAACGAGATTGGAAGTACCTGAAATTAAGGACGAGGATTTAGTTGTAGCGTACAAAGCTCAGTCAACGGATGGAACGGGGGCTTATTACGTCTTTATCAATGCAGACAGCGAAACCCGCCAGCTCACGTTAAATCAAGATCTAACAGGCGGGAGTGTAGTAGTGGACCATGATGAAGCCGGAACAGAAGAAGTTCAAACTCCATCTGGATATACGCTAGAAAGAGATTCAATCACCTTAGATCCACTAACAGCTGTTATTGTCAAAGTAGAAGAGTAA
- a CDS encoding P1 family peptidase codes for MNRQKRLRDYGVRIGRLETGVKNRITDVSGVRVGHCTIAHEGAQTGVTAVVPHQGNTFQEKVIASSHVLNGFGKTLGTVQLNELGTLETPILLTNTLSVGTVTKGLIEYILEHNHDIGETTGTVNPVVGECNDMLINSIRNASVSKEDVLEAIEESSTQFEEGAVGAGRGMVCYGLKGGIGSSSRLIHLDHDTYTIGVLVLANFGQMEDLMINGSRVGQSLKEKMDQNDEPDRGSIMMIVATDLPVTERQLNRMIKRTSTGLARTGSTISHGSGDIAIGFSTATKIPHYKPTTLLSIPSVHEEDLNAAFRAVGEATEEAILNALVTAESVPLRDGRIAMSLIEAIEEHGLSLT; via the coding sequence TTGAATCGTCAAAAGAGGTTGCGGGACTATGGGGTACGGATTGGTCGGTTGGAAACTGGTGTAAAGAATAGGATTACGGATGTTTCGGGTGTAAGGGTCGGGCATTGTACTATTGCACATGAGGGGGCACAGACGGGGGTAACGGCTGTTGTGCCTCATCAGGGGAATACATTTCAAGAGAAGGTGATTGCTTCTTCTCATGTGTTAAATGGGTTTGGAAAGACTCTAGGGACGGTTCAGTTAAATGAACTTGGCACCCTTGAAACACCCATTCTTCTAACGAACACATTAAGCGTTGGTACAGTGACGAAAGGTCTTATTGAATACATACTTGAGCATAACCACGATATTGGAGAAACGACAGGTACTGTTAATCCTGTGGTGGGGGAATGCAATGATATGCTCATTAACTCTATTCGGAACGCTTCTGTTTCAAAAGAAGATGTCTTAGAAGCGATTGAGGAATCATCAACTCAATTTGAAGAAGGGGCTGTTGGGGCAGGGCGTGGGATGGTCTGTTACGGGTTAAAAGGGGGGATTGGGTCGTCTTCTCGTCTTATTCACCTCGATCATGATACATATACAATAGGTGTGCTCGTTTTGGCTAATTTCGGGCAAATGGAAGACCTTATGATAAACGGATCTCGTGTGGGACAATCCTTGAAAGAAAAGATGGACCAAAATGATGAACCAGACAGGGGCTCTATTATGATGATCGTCGCTACAGATCTTCCTGTTACAGAGCGTCAGTTGAACAGAATGATTAAGCGTACAAGCACCGGGCTAGCCAGAACAGGATCAACGATCTCTCATGGTAGTGGCGATATTGCGATCGGCTTCTCAACAGCTACTAAAATTCCACATTATAAACCAACTACCCTCTTATCGATTCCCTCTGTTCACGAAGAGGACTTAAATGCGGCTTTTCGAGCTGTTGGGGAAGCTACAGAAGAAGCTATATTGAACGCTCTTGTGACAGCCGAATCAGTCCCATTACGTGATGGACGGATCGCCATGTCTCTTATCGAAGCGATTGAAGAACATGGCCTTTCTCTTACGTAA
- a CDS encoding glycogen/starch/alpha-glucan phosphorylase: MFSSKEEFKEAFAKNLESETGKTIEQATEQDAYHVLSQMVRGRLVQKWKETEQSYQAAGKKQVYYFSMEFLMGRLLGNNLLNMGALNVVEEGLIDLGLTLPILEESEADAGLGNGGLGRLAACFLDSLASLGLAGHGVGLRYRNGMFTQRFVNGYQVELPDHWLEDGYAWEVRREEEAIEVSFGGEIESVEDKNGDLHFTYKNSQRVRAVPYDIPVVGDQEKAVNTLRLWSAEPTEEDLLAKAQIEQAYGNYIGHQRHLEEITSFLYPDDSNEEGKKLRLKQEYFLVSAGLQNIVQKYKDLDLPWSDFSKRIALHINDTHPALIVPELMRILMDVEGLGWEEAWTITQSSVSYTNHTTLSEALETWPVEVIRTLLPRIFMIIEEINERFCQSLWEQDPGDFDRIAKLAIIADGNVKMAHLSIVGSHSVNGVARLHTEILKNREMKHFYEAFPERFNNKTNGITHRRWLLHANPSLAELITNTVGEEWKREPRLMKQLLSYREDGAFLDELHHIKQHNKENLAQWIEKDHGISIDPNSIFDVHIKRLHGYKRQLLNALHIMHLYNELKANPGIDMTPRTFIFGAKAAPGYYFAKKVIKLINTIAEVVNQDPVTKDTIKVVFMEDYSVSLAEKIIPATNVSEQISTASKEASGTGNMKLMMNGAITLGTMDGANVEIHEEVGNDAIYTFGLSSEEVLSYYHTGAYDAKEMYEGDQRIRRVVDQLFHYSPFSKGDTTFHELYHALVTNNDEYFLLKDFNSYVEAQKEISHDYANRRKWNEMSLMNIAHSGRFSSDYTIENYANEIWNMSGAKLLNG, translated from the coding sequence ATGTTCAGCAGTAAAGAAGAGTTTAAAGAAGCATTTGCTAAGAATCTAGAATCCGAAACCGGTAAAACGATTGAACAGGCAACCGAACAAGATGCTTATCACGTATTGAGTCAAATGGTGCGTGGAAGACTCGTTCAGAAATGGAAAGAAACCGAGCAATCCTATCAAGCAGCAGGTAAGAAACAAGTCTATTATTTCTCTATGGAGTTCCTGATGGGGCGCTTATTAGGGAATAATCTATTAAATATGGGAGCATTAAATGTAGTAGAAGAAGGGCTTATAGACCTTGGTCTTACGTTGCCGATTCTTGAAGAGTCTGAGGCAGATGCGGGTCTTGGTAATGGAGGACTTGGTCGATTGGCAGCTTGTTTTCTGGATTCTTTAGCTTCTCTTGGTTTAGCTGGACATGGAGTTGGACTCCGATATCGTAATGGGATGTTTACGCAGCGGTTCGTCAACGGTTATCAGGTTGAACTGCCTGATCATTGGCTAGAAGACGGCTATGCATGGGAAGTAAGGCGCGAAGAGGAAGCGATAGAAGTGTCATTTGGTGGAGAAATTGAATCAGTTGAAGACAAAAATGGAGATCTCCATTTCACTTATAAAAACAGTCAAAGAGTACGAGCGGTTCCTTATGACATTCCTGTTGTAGGGGATCAGGAAAAAGCCGTAAATACACTTCGGTTGTGGAGTGCTGAGCCAACAGAAGAAGATTTATTGGCCAAGGCTCAAATTGAACAGGCGTATGGAAATTATATAGGGCACCAGCGTCATTTAGAAGAGATTACGTCATTTCTGTACCCGGATGACTCGAATGAAGAAGGCAAGAAACTTAGGTTAAAGCAAGAGTATTTCCTTGTATCAGCTGGTTTACAAAATATCGTTCAAAAGTATAAGGATTTGGACCTTCCTTGGTCTGATTTTTCAAAAAGGATCGCGCTGCATATTAATGATACTCATCCTGCTTTAATTGTACCTGAATTGATGAGGATTCTTATGGACGTGGAGGGATTAGGATGGGAAGAGGCATGGACGATTACGCAGTCCTCCGTTTCTTATACCAATCATACAACTCTTAGCGAAGCGCTTGAGACCTGGCCGGTTGAGGTCATACGCACATTATTGCCGCGAATCTTTATGATTATTGAAGAGATTAATGAACGTTTCTGTCAATCCTTATGGGAGCAAGACCCCGGTGACTTCGATCGAATTGCCAAGCTCGCAATCATTGCAGATGGGAACGTAAAGATGGCCCATTTATCCATTGTGGGAAGCCATAGCGTGAATGGGGTCGCAAGACTTCATACTGAGATCTTAAAGAATCGTGAGATGAAGCATTTTTACGAGGCTTTTCCAGAACGGTTTAATAATAAAACAAACGGGATTACGCACCGCAGATGGCTGCTCCATGCGAACCCTTCACTAGCAGAATTGATTACAAATACAGTAGGGGAAGAGTGGAAACGTGAGCCCCGCTTGATGAAGCAGCTACTCTCGTATCGAGAAGATGGCGCATTCTTAGATGAACTGCATCACATCAAACAACATAATAAGGAAAATCTGGCTCAGTGGATTGAGAAGGATCACGGAATCTCAATTGATCCGAATTCCATTTTCGATGTTCATATAAAACGACTTCATGGATACAAGCGTCAATTACTCAATGCTCTTCATATTATGCATCTGTATAATGAGTTAAAAGCAAATCCAGGAATAGATATGACGCCACGGACGTTTATCTTTGGGGCCAAGGCTGCTCCTGGTTATTATTTCGCTAAGAAAGTTATAAAGTTAATCAATACGATTGCAGAAGTCGTGAATCAGGACCCTGTTACGAAAGATACGATTAAAGTTGTTTTCATGGAAGATTATTCGGTGTCATTAGCTGAGAAAATTATACCAGCAACAAATGTGAGTGAGCAGATTTCTACGGCCAGTAAAGAGGCTTCTGGAACCGGAAACATGAAACTTATGATGAATGGAGCTATTACGCTTGGTACGATGGACGGCGCTAATGTTGAAATTCATGAAGAGGTTGGGAACGATGCCATTTACACGTTTGGCTTAAGTTCTGAAGAAGTGCTCAGTTATTATCATACAGGGGCGTATGATGCGAAGGAAATGTACGAAGGGGATCAGCGGATTCGACGTGTGGTCGATCAGCTATTTCACTATAGCCCATTTTCAAAAGGGGACACAACATTTCATGAGCTTTATCATGCTCTTGTTACAAACAATGACGAGTATTTTCTGTTAAAAGATTTTAACAGCTATGTAGAGGCCCAAAAAGAGATCAGTCATGATTATGCTAACAGGCGGAAGTGGAATGAAATGAGTTTAATGAACATAGCCCATTCTGGTAGATTTTCAAGTGATTATACAATTGAAAATTATGCAAATGAAATTTGGAACATGAGTGGAGCTAAACTGTTAAACGGCTAG
- a CDS encoding DUF2515 family protein codes for MFSSWKKQSNPTTDELVSVLKSKTLKEDLLPYSDSTLSVFEQSIVNKITKATKVHNETNITRTNAYLSFYNTYPEIEWALLAHLVSRNSGWNMTDLKGEWLSKLLSEKEQRNYFRLLERANWLIFQDAYPQLLLYHYSLKHNLSLYHLLPAFQVSRFMEPVWNHFSTHQDRTTLSTALIINEQHYIEKRVIHNKFFKQAVLDTLDFKVQEWLGLTQILFPYSKSKKFNRADFTGLTVHQFASLSNRIEFGKKLYVTLFSDPKRLQSIKQWADQHPHTGSRKDYWPHLFHTIRESPPGKLSLKLERCQLRKGAARVYSPPLNIAWEIIEHHPPSPEDWFTKWDDASLLHGLPSSQRENMTEDHCEALTKIELAVAAKQIIFHRQD; via the coding sequence TTGTTTTCATCATGGAAAAAACAATCCAATCCTACAACTGATGAGCTGGTCAGTGTCCTTAAATCCAAAACGTTAAAAGAAGATCTGCTGCCCTATTCTGATTCAACGTTATCCGTATTTGAACAATCCATTGTAAATAAGATTACGAAAGCCACCAAGGTTCACAATGAAACGAATATAACAAGAACAAATGCTTACTTATCTTTCTACAATACGTACCCAGAGATTGAATGGGCATTGTTGGCTCATTTGGTCTCGAGGAATAGCGGATGGAATATGACCGATTTAAAAGGCGAGTGGTTATCGAAACTCCTTTCAGAGAAGGAACAACGCAATTATTTCCGATTACTAGAACGTGCCAATTGGTTAATTTTCCAAGACGCTTACCCTCAACTTCTCCTTTACCACTACAGCCTAAAGCACAATCTATCTTTATACCACTTACTCCCGGCTTTTCAAGTATCCCGTTTTATGGAACCTGTTTGGAATCACTTCTCTACGCACCAGGACCGAACTACTCTATCCACCGCCCTCATTATTAACGAACAGCATTATATAGAGAAAAGAGTCATTCATAACAAATTCTTTAAACAAGCGGTTTTAGATACACTAGATTTTAAAGTACAAGAGTGGCTCGGGCTGACCCAGATTTTATTCCCTTATTCGAAGAGCAAGAAATTCAATCGTGCTGACTTCACTGGTCTCACCGTTCACCAATTTGCTTCCTTATCGAACCGTATTGAATTCGGAAAGAAACTTTATGTCACATTATTCTCTGACCCAAAACGGTTACAGTCGATTAAACAATGGGCTGATCAACATCCTCATACAGGGTCACGAAAAGATTACTGGCCTCATCTCTTCCACACAATTCGAGAATCACCTCCTGGCAAGCTCTCACTGAAACTTGAACGGTGTCAGTTGCGGAAGGGAGCCGCTCGAGTCTATAGTCCTCCACTGAACATAGCCTGGGAAATAATTGAGCATCATCCACCTTCTCCTGAGGACTGGTTTACGAAGTGGGATGATGCTTCTCTCTTACATGGTTTGCCTTCTTCTCAGCGTGAGAATATGACCGAAGATCATTGCGAAGCGCTTACGAAGATTGAGCTTGCCGTAGCAGCTAAACAAATCATCTTTCATCGCCAAGACTAG
- a CDS encoding glycoside hydrolase family 13 protein — protein MKHLDIFHNSFDSSYRDPFGAAPKSSQVKLSIDVHHRQHVTRVHLHYIFDKTNEEHIKEMDLYTEEHQYSGYEVMITMPEEPQLVWYFFEIETEDRSLYYGCKNPEESGEGKVYDVDPLSWQITVYDPAYHTPHWWKNATMYQIFPDRFHASGGVDLKKAPKTSLVHAHWSNDPFYIRNERGEVVRWDFFGGNLQGIIEKLDYIQSLGVTVIYLNPIFEAESNHRYDTGDYHKVDPLLGTKEDFEELITQAKSRGIEIMLDGVFSHTGSNSIYFNQKGTYNSVGAYQSKESPYFSWYTFHQYPDEYDAWWGVGTLPTVNKEDESYQQFLVHDENSVIKNWQRSGMNHWRLDVADELTDDLIRMIYKELKNHEPDSVLLGEVWEDASNKTAYGKRRDYFLGGVLDSVMNYPLRALMLDFIRGDIDAFTLHTRLVTLREHYPKEYFYAVMNMLSSHDVERIKTLLDEALPTHSKDERESIVSEQLKALSLWMYTFPGIPSLYYGDEAGVTGGEDPDNRKPYPWGKEDQTLLNWYKMLGSMRQEHQALRTGSWISHAADSDVYTFVRSIENGVDEFGAEVADEQMMFVFNRNVRETKDITLKAQKGRWQNIIEKSVYKTQDGTLSFVLSPSECMLLRRLH, from the coding sequence ATGAAACATTTAGATATATTTCATAATAGTTTCGATTCATCCTATCGTGACCCATTTGGGGCAGCACCAAAATCCTCACAGGTTAAGTTGAGTATTGATGTGCATCATCGCCAACACGTCACACGCGTACACCTTCACTATATCTTTGACAAAACGAACGAAGAACATATTAAAGAAATGGATCTATACACGGAAGAACATCAATACAGTGGATATGAAGTTATGATTACAATGCCAGAGGAGCCACAGCTTGTCTGGTACTTCTTTGAAATTGAGACGGAAGATCGCTCCCTCTATTATGGATGTAAGAATCCAGAAGAAAGCGGAGAGGGAAAGGTATACGATGTGGATCCACTCTCGTGGCAAATAACCGTTTACGATCCCGCTTATCATACTCCCCATTGGTGGAAGAACGCAACGATGTATCAAATCTTTCCAGACCGGTTTCATGCTTCGGGTGGGGTTGATCTAAAGAAGGCTCCTAAAACAAGTCTAGTTCATGCTCATTGGTCAAACGATCCGTTCTATATCAGGAATGAGCGTGGAGAGGTGGTCAGATGGGATTTCTTTGGTGGAAATCTTCAGGGCATTATCGAAAAACTCGATTATATCCAGTCACTTGGTGTAACGGTAATTTACCTGAATCCGATTTTTGAAGCGGAGAGTAACCACCGTTATGATACGGGTGACTACCATAAGGTTGATCCTCTGTTAGGCACGAAAGAAGACTTTGAGGAACTGATTACTCAAGCTAAGTCCCGTGGAATTGAAATCATGCTAGATGGTGTGTTCAGCCATACAGGTAGTAACAGCATTTACTTTAATCAAAAAGGAACCTACAACTCAGTGGGAGCCTATCAATCAAAAGAGTCCCCTTACTTTTCCTGGTACACCTTTCATCAGTATCCGGATGAATACGATGCCTGGTGGGGTGTGGGAACGTTACCAACAGTAAATAAAGAAGATGAAAGTTATCAGCAGTTTCTTGTTCATGACGAGAATAGCGTTATTAAGAACTGGCAACGCTCGGGGATGAATCATTGGCGGCTGGATGTAGCGGATGAGTTAACCGATGACCTAATCCGTATGATTTATAAGGAGTTAAAAAACCATGAGCCTGACAGCGTTCTGCTAGGAGAGGTGTGGGAAGATGCTTCAAATAAAACCGCTTATGGGAAACGCAGAGATTATTTCCTCGGAGGAGTTTTAGACTCTGTCATGAATTATCCTTTGCGGGCCCTTATGCTTGATTTTATACGTGGAGACATAGATGCCTTTACCTTGCATACTCGTCTTGTCACATTGCGAGAACATTACCCTAAGGAATATTTCTATGCGGTCATGAACATGCTCTCAAGCCACGATGTAGAACGCATCAAAACGTTACTAGATGAGGCATTACCGACCCATTCAAAAGATGAGAGGGAATCGATTGTTTCTGAACAACTTAAAGCATTAAGTTTATGGATGTATACGTTCCCGGGAATCCCTTCTCTCTATTATGGAGACGAAGCAGGTGTAACAGGAGGAGAGGACCCTGATAACCGGAAGCCCTATCCATGGGGCAAAGAGGATCAAACCCTTCTGAACTGGTACAAAATGCTAGGATCTATGAGACAGGAACACCAGGCTCTTCGAACAGGAAGCTGGATTTCACATGCTGCGGATTCAGATGTCTATACGTTTGTTCGATCTATAGAAAATGGGGTGGATGAATTCGGAGCGGAAGTAGCAGATGAACAGATGATGTTTGTGTTTAATCGAAACGTACGTGAAACAAAAGATATCACCCTTAAAGCTCAAAAGGGACGATGGCAAAACATCATTGAAAAATCGGTTTATAAAACACAAGATGGAACATTATCCTTTGTTCTTTCCCCAAGTGAATGCATGCTGCTACGGCGGTTGCATTAA